From the genome of Nicotiana tabacum cultivar K326 chromosome 2, ASM71507v2, whole genome shotgun sequence:
TAAAATGTCATATGTGATACCATGTGAGTACCCACTGCCTAAAATAATACACATACTTTATGGAGCCTCTATGACGCAACGAATGGAATAATAAAGTTGCAGGGGTAGCCCGCACTATTCAAAAATATACAACTGAAACAAAGTGGCCCACGAGTGCAAAGGTGGACTCaccaaaaataagaaaagaggCTGCAGGAACTCTAACTTGTGCGCTGACCGTCCTGCACCCGACCGTCTGCTAAACCTGATATCATTTAAACAAACGATGACTGAGTATTGAAATACTCATATATGCGTCAACCACCACTCGTGGTAGGGAAAGAGTTATATAGATAATCATATGTAACAAAATAAATGAGATCAATAATTTCAAGTAAGATATATAAATAATGTAAAGTACATAAAATTACACCAAGGGATTTAAATTTGCAAGACGAGAAATGTATTTCTTATGTGTCAGGCATCTTATTATAATTATTGTTCTCATTATCTTGTGTCTCAATATCAATGGCACTTATGGTGCTGGAATACATCAGGATGCCATCCACGAAGACTGACGTACTATCCCCAAACAGTTAGGCTAATGTATACAGTCAAGGATCCAAGAGGCTGCCGTACCACTCTCGCACAGCtagacaaaaatatatttttcattcttttatttatttatttatagaatCGTGTCCATCGACCAAGAATTATTTCATTATGTAATACATCAAGGATCTAAGAAGGCTGTCGTACCATTCCCGCACAGCTAGACCATAGGTGTTAGTCGCTATGGATAGCGTTTTAACTTTAATTTTATGTAAACcaaataaccaaaagaaaggaACACAACAATATATGTAGAAGCATGTCACGAATTATATAAATCTATATGGATCAAGAATATCATACTGATAGTGTGGGGCATCACTCAATAGCACAATATATGTATAGCACCCATAGATATCTTCATCTAATTTGAGATTTAGTCATATAAGTGATTTTATTCGTTTAGTTCCAACAAAGAGTAAATAATGCGAGCTTGTCCCGCACGTGCAAGGAATATCATCAAGtcaccaaaataaataaataaatcatagattagttagtttttttttttttggaaagcaACAAGAAGCTAGAAGCTCGACATACCTCGATATTCCGCTAAGTTAGCTAAAAGTCGCACCGGCCGTTCCAACAATATTCAACAAATTCATTCTACATATATGAGctcatattaattaataaaatatccCAACAATAtcaatttaatttattattttttttaaaaaaaatgtaagaGACTTAGATTAATTCTTAAAATTTTCTAAATCAACCTTGCTGGTAATATCATGCTCAATAGCTTTAAGAACCTCAACAATGGTAATACTAGGCCCATTCAAGTTAATAAAGTCCAACATTTAAATTCCAACGACATTATCCATCACCCCTTCCCCCAAACCACCAACACCATTAACAACAAGCTATTGTTACACATTATGGTCTCCAACAACCAACCAACTCAAATACTATCTTTCACAACCATTACTACTCATAAATAACTCATACTTATTTTCCAAAGTGTAAAAATTACCTTCTTGAAGAAACCCCCAAAAATCAACTTTAGGGATTTTTGAAGACACTTAGTATTCTTATTGAATCTACTCAATTTAAAGGGGTAACAATGTTAATATAGATGCTAATATCTCTAACTAATACAAAATTTTGGACAAAAACTTACTTTCACTGGTATAGGAGTCGTCTTGGCCGAGAGCTTCTTGAGGAGCCACACTAACTATTTTGTTTGGTTTTGTAATGTAAAATTATCGGGTATAGCAATACAAGGGAGGTTTATTCCATGTTCATTATTTACTCCATTGGCTTGGACCCACTTAGTGGAAAAGATTCTTTTCATTTAAAGGTCCCATTTCATGACCAAGAATAAACATATACAATCAAATCTCTCTATAATAACGTCGTTTGTTctgaatatttttggatgttacaGAGAAGTGCTGTTATacagaacatatattataacataatataaaaattagTTTCGAAAAAGCTTGGCTTTTATAATGAAATGTTGTTATATAATGATTctattatagagaggtctgaGTGTATACAAAAGCTATAATTTGGCCATTAAGTGCATATTCACGCCAACTTCTTttcgttctctttttttttttttcatctcATATTTTGAACATAATTAAACGTTAATATATAAGTATTAACATGTCCATTAATATTTTCTCAATCCCTCGCTGTCATTGGTacacaaaataatattttctatATTCATAATCACGATTAAAGTATTAAACTAaattcgaaaattttcaaagcgCTACAGTTCTGCCGGTTTTAGGAGTTCTTTTGAGCCCCCTAGAGAAGAGTATTGAGGCATATAAGGACGATAAATACTTATTATCAATGAGTGTAATATATGTTTTGCATAAAAACTTTCAAACACTTAACCATGATTGTTAAGGTTAATTTAGTTAGGTGTAAATATCTTCGGATTAGCTTTTTGAATTTTGGGTTTTCTTATCTATTTCAAACAGTAAACTATCAATCATTTTTGCTCGTGCTAGTCCCCAGAGATTTTTGGATTTCTTGAAATATGAGATTGAATGCCAAACTCttatttgtattttgtattttattttatattggtGATGTTAGGAAATTTGCACACCTGATGCTATGGAGGCCTTACTTCTAGCATGCGGTTTAATGCATATTAGCTACTATGGTAACAGTTGGCGTTTCATTATAGCAAGGTCCTCGCCTTTATTATGAATATCCACATATGGTTTTGATTATTATGATATCATTCTTTGAGGCATCTCAATTAGGCTATATGATTTCTACTTGCGGCATCTCTAACGGTTCAGTACGGATAAGTATTTACTAATGCAAGACGGTGTTTGCAACTACTCCATACAATATAATCTAACTGAAGGAGTGAAGAAAGTAATCATGAACATGAATGGGATCCCATATGTTTGGCAAAGACAATTACTGCTAAAAAACAATGCACGGATTGCTGGAGTTGGCAATGCGAGGATGTTAATATTTCGAGAACAGTAAGGTGCACAATAGTTTTCGCCTTAAATGACCCACTAAATTCTGTTTCCTTACTTTGCAAATCAGGAATTAAGATCAGCATAATCCACAACATTTCACACACACTTTTCTAGCATAGCTAGGCTAAAGCTATCTTTCAAACACATGCAGTAAAACTAGCATGATGCTATTCTGATGCTACAGAACCATATACCATTCCACATAACATATATATGACTCAATGAAATTGTTGAGAGTTTGGCCAACTTATTTATGAGCTATCACACACCACAAACGATCGAGTATCCAACGTGCAGTTTTTTTTGGTAACAACTGTGAATATTACCATACCAACAATCCAACGTGTAGTTAATGATCACATTTTCAACTCTTGAATTGAATCTGAGACTTCCTAAAAATGGAGAGATATCAAGTTTCCTTCTAAGAGtagcttattgtttttctttgcaTGCCTTTGACAGAAAGCAGTTAGTCTCTTGAGACCATCTTCTAGAGTTGATAGTTCACATGCAAAGGTTATCCTGAGCCAATTCTTGAGTCCTACAGTAACACCTGCACCAAGCCTTATTGTCATATATCTATACAACAAAGCATCGAGTACATGCAGTAAATTCATGCAACAAAATCAAAAGCGCATAAATTTGACTTTCATATAACTCGGTTACATATATTTATGGAGTCTAAATCAAATTTGACAAATGCTTGTCTGAATACGAAAGTTCTAACTACTAAAGGCGTGCGAGAAATCCTCCAAAAAAGACATTTTCTGGAGTACGAAAATACTACTGTCTTTGATAGAGTTTGATGCTTTATAAGAGAGTTTGCTTGTTCTTTTACCTGGTAAAATTATCAAAGACTCCTCCTTAGCAAGCTTGACACAGAAGTCCAGGTCATCTTCAATGTCTTCTAGAAGGTTTAAGTGAAGTTTGACCTGGAAAGGGAAAGACCTTAATTAGATATTTGATTATATCTACTAATCTCAAACTAAAAGTTAATTAAGCTTCCATTTTTCTCTTACCATCACAGACATAGATCCTTCAGGTTTACTTGGGCAAGTGATGCAAGGTATATCCTTGATTTTGTCATAACAAATGTCTGCAGCTTGTCTTAGTATATTTACTATTTTAGAGAAGAAATCATCTTTTGTTTTCTGAAGGATCATAGGAATTGCTCCCTGTCAAAAAGAAATCAGATACCTTAGTAAAAGATGTGGAAAATACATCCAAACTAATAAGTTCTTAAATAACTACGCCATTAGACCAAAGTGTGGCTAGAAGCAGAGGCGGATTAAACTAATAGGGTTTGAACCAAAAGCTAATGGGTTCGACCGAATTAACCCGTATGCAACATGCTGGCTCCCCCTGGATAGAAGGAATAACATGCATTAGATTTTCAAAAGAAGGCAAGCAGAACAGAGTATTATAAACCTGAATAAGGGTTGCGGGGTCAGAAATTAGATTGAGATACCCCATAATAGAATCTATGACCTGCAAATAGGAAAACACGAAAGTGAGAATATGCAGACATATGTGAATATAGTACAGAATGACCATCTTTCAAAGAAGAGTAAGTACCCCATATTCTTTTAGTATTCCATTTGGATCGTTTGTAACAAGCCAACCAAGTCGCCAACCAGGGACAATCCACCTCTTTGATATGGATCCAAGTGTAATAACAGGCGCAATCGATCCAAATATTCCCATAGGCACAAATGGTTTACTTCCAAAAGTAAGATGATCATAAACTTCATCAGCAATAACTAAAATTCCAAGCTTCTTTGCCATCTCCGCCACCTGAAGAAATTAAACCACTTTGTTACAATCAAAATAACTCGAAGTCAATATATTACCAAAAGAAAAGGATATGCATACCTCCTTCAAATGTTGGTATGTGTAGACATTACCGCAAGGATTCCCAGGATTAATAATGACAATAGCAACAGTATTTTCATCTGCCAAAGACTCAACTGAATTAAGGTCTACCTCCCACTTCTTTTCAGGGAGAAGATTAAAGTGACGCATTTCAAGATGATTATACGCAGCTCGCGCTTCATAATAAGGAAATCCAGGCCTTGGAAGTAGAATATTTGCATTCGGGCGAGCAAGAACATTCAAAATTATTTCAATTGCTTGAGTACATCCAATTGTCAAGTAAACATCATCAGGTGACAACTTGTATGGAAGATCTTGAGATAAGTGTTCTGCTACAGCCCTTTTCAGAGATAAaaaatttaatgaatttttcTGAATTTGAAGAAAATCAATGGTGTTTACAAGAATCAGTTAGTTGATGTTTGTTGAAAGTAAATTAACAAATACACTCTAGCATCAATTCCTCCTCCCCTCCCCCTAggtctaaaagaaaataaaaaaacgaaaaaacgGAAATTAAAAATAGATTGAGTTGTGATCCTTTAATTTGTTCACACAATGCTGATAGTTTTCTTGCCTTAGGGAGAATTCTTAAGTGGACTAGCTCCATACTTGCTTCATAGTCTTGTATGCCAACAATGTAGATAGAAGGTACAGCATGTTTcgtcatgcttttaaaatcagtttattttgaaaaatattttctcaaatatgcttttcaaaaaagatgtgtttttcaaaaaaatacttttagtgAGAAGCAATTTgaatttggctaattaatttgaaaagtatttttaagcCGCAATTATTATTTGGCTAAGCTTTTAAAAAGTCCTTATAAatgtattttctcaaaagtactttaaAAGAGATACTTTATGAGGAAAAACTACTTTTTTTCAACTTCTCAAAAACATCTTCTACTTCTAATtgaaagcactttttttccttctaaatatttggccaaacactttaattttagaaaaaacacTTTTGGCGGCAAAAAGAAATAATTTGATCAAACAAGCTATTAGTAAGATTACTGGCTACAACTGATACATAGAGTACGCAGGAACTATATGACAGAGGTCGATGGCTCTCTCTCAAAAAGGTCCATGGACTAGCGAAGAGCGGAGATAGTAAAGCAAAGGGAGTTCAATTAAATCCTTGTGCAAATAGGGTAAAAATGAAAATTATTCGGTATATAAACGTTTAAATCCCTTTAACATAAGAAAAATAATGCTAATACGGGTTGAAAAGTTGCCATAAGTCATAATTTTAAATCTCAACTATGACATCCTggtaatttttgtaatttttttaatctCCTTATCCATATAAAGTGTTGGCTCCACAAGGAGCAGCAGAAACCAATGAAGGGAAATGCCATATAATGGACCACTATATTCATTGAAGGAATTAAAATATGTATATACCGTAAGTAGTGTACCAATTAAAGCACGACTTTTTACTTTgaatgactttttttttctttttctcatacTTCGAATGATTGCGTCAAAGTGTTAATGGACCAACTTCTTCAACACTTGGGAAACTGATGGAAAATCACCTGTTGCGCATGTGAACTTTAGCCTTCCGTTAGTTTCTTAACCTTCAGTAATTAAATGACATCTTTTGGTCATTGTGCTAAACTTTAAGGAAGTTTTTTGTTTACATAGATACTTAAAGGATGAAACTTAAGTTTGAATATAGTTAACGAACTAAAATAGTTCACACAAACTAAACTGTAGTAAAAGTTACACTCAGTTATTGTGACCATTAGCTAGAATGAGTAGACTAGAGCATGTATAATTAGCAAACATGTAATTGAAGAAAAGTAAAATACTCCGAAATGAAAAGTAGAATGTAGAAAGTACGTACCTTCTAGCTGAAAGTATGCCGACGGAGGAGGAATAGCCGTTGAACTTAGCAGAGCGAACGGAATCAAAGATAGCATCTTCAGCGACGGGAGTGGTCCGAAAGCAGGAGAAGGAAGAAGGGTCGCCGTGGGAGAGAGGGATAACGGGTCGGGTGTCGGACGGGTCGACGCTCTGCATTAATGTATTACGAACCACTCTTATGGACAAACCCGACCCAGCCAACAACTTGTCGTTCTCTCTAAAATTCCATCTTGTTTTTGCACCCTTCTCCTTGTTCTCCCCTCCACCTCTACCTTCTTCCCCTCTGAATAAATATTTTAGAAGTAGATATATGGTGTGGAAGGAGGAAAAAAGTAGACAATATATAATGGAAATAGATTTCTATATGTGTACTGCAAGATATACTTGTTACAGAAATATATATAAAGTCAGAAAATAGAAAAGAGAATTGTGTTCGTGGAAATAATTACTAATATTTGTATATTATAATAGGTTGTTTATATCACTAACGGTCTTTCTTGAGGTTGTGCGTGAATACGAAATGCATGAGACTGCTTTTTTAGGTCATTGGAAAAAAGAGATGAATCATGCCTGATGCTCTCCTCCTCTGATCCTCCTcaacatttttgtcattttctggAGGTAGTTGTGGTGGGAGCATCAAACTGTTGTCTTGTGCAGTGgaattcttttatttttggtCTGAAAGATGGGGTGCATACATTGCTTTAAAAAAATTAGTATAAGAAGCATCAGTTGATAATCACACCTACTGACGAAGCTGGTGGATTAGGAGCAAAAAAGGCGTGTATCAGCAGGAGTAGGGTGGCAAAAAGCTGTTTCCATTTATTATATTCGTTCCCAAAAACATAATACTAAGTATATTTCTATATTTCTTACCTCCAATTTGGTATCTTAATTAATATAGTCTGACAAACAGTGCTCCATTGAGTTATGGACCGAAACTAATTAAATTAACATTCACCCACCTCAAGATCCTCACAAATTTAATTAGGATTCATTGAAATCGAGGGCACCATGTGATAAGACATTTAGTAAAAATACCCGAGCATATCGGAAGACTAAGCTTAAAATATCTTTATTCATCGGGTGaaattaaatatttgaaataatcAGTACTATAATTCTTTAATCATGTAGGTTAGACTAAGGTCATGTTTGATTTCACATTGATAGCATAAAGAGTACTTAAAAACCCTACATTCAACAACCTGCAAGTAAAGTTTTCTAATCAAGCTCAAAACAGGAgctgaaaaaaaagaagaaaagtttaGTGCAATACAGTCAGCAAAACAATCaatcaagaaaaatatttaattatgtatttcatACTCTTAAATGATATTAACAAACGGAATAAAGAAAGCAAGAAAGAAAAAGCATGGAGAATGCCAGAAAATGACCGATAAGAAACAAATAAAAACGATAATTAAGTATGTTCACCTtcaaatcggataacaattaaatttgtaagtggctTTAAAGATACgcggattaacttgatacaaagcgataaattgaGTTGATATTgaataaataaagataaaataaattcaaaccacacgagttgGATAGTTTCAGTTTCGATGGAATAATCGTTCTCGAGCCGGGCTCACCACGACCGATGTTGATTAAAAAAGAACAAAAGCTTAGAGACagagaaaataataatgtattgccTTTTAGTGCGTATTACAGTGTGTCAAATGAATTgttagaccccctttatatagtaggggagtcatATTTTAGGTACAACTTTATAAAAGATAAAAAACCTTCTGATTCGCTGATTGTCGGTTCCTTATCGATACGTGTCGAGATTCTTGCCGTAATATTCGGCCAGTCACGGATATTTCGGGCTTCTTTTGGCTATGCTGGATTGTCTAACAATGTTCTTCGAAGTCGTTCGAGGTTAGGATCGATTCCGGGATCATGGCCTCGATATCCTCGAAGGCAGGCGTCATGCCCCCGGATTCTAGCCCGGGAGACTTTGACTCGATTTCGGTCTCTTATTACCATATCTCGAGCCTGGCTTATCTTGTCGAAGGCTAGGAATATGGCTGTCCAAAGGACGAGATAAAattaacgggacgggacgggacgacatTTAGCCGGGACAGTGGCGGGACGGGACGAAACGGTAGgtccatcccgtcccgctaacaaacgggatgggacgggacgggacgaacggtaggcccatcccgtcccgctaacaaacgggatgggacgggacgagttcgcgggccttaagtgctgtttttaaaaaaaattatttaagcattgagtttgGCAACGGATATTCTTTTGACAATGACTaaatttttaaagtttgcaatatctagttttttgacttatttaataaatttaaaaattaaacgaaaattagaaaactaagtaaagaattataaaatattaaaacaaaagacttgtaataaaatattctagcaattataaatatataatagagttataatttatttaatataattttaatccattaagtaactaagtaagagtgtaagacaattcataaaataaattcaacgcttagagccttttattttattaatagaattttcaaatctcacatacaaatataattcttttgaagagcacctaatctacgcaaccaccttctaggaagggttctgtttgaactaggcctcttagtagccaataacaaattatcatactaatatttgtaagctcctatataacttcgttgtaacttatctataatttctctcggacattgttctggaattggcaatgttgattgatgttccatgagttccatgccgtcatcgctcccagtgctaagtatctcattgtattcttcttcttccctagtggttaatttttcaaaaccaagatttcttctttctgaattaatccaatctctgaataatacggaaatctctaggctgtcctccgctaatgaatgtctatgatctccgatttgaaatcttgccgcgctaaaagcactctccgatgctactgatgatgcttgaatagcagggatatctcgggccattattgaaagtgttggaaaagccttgccacgctccctccaccatgccaaaagttgttcgttaccttcttcgtctttaatactttccaatccttgattaagataagaatcaagttcatcatcaatagaggaattaaaacctgttatatcatccatatcttcccatagaacttctactctagacttagaagtagaaggagcagtttcaccaCATGTTGTtttcatagatttatatttatcaaacattgatctaacataagaatatatgttagcttggCATTCTTCGaaagatggttgttcattttcttgaattgctaaattctcataaattttacgaacaagtccctttgcacctcttaattttaaagatgagttaagtatagtagaaattaaataaacttgagaaataaggaaaaaatactttttaaattttgtaatcatttcattaatggcctgtgcataagttggattagttttatacttaccaaatacaacagaaattccacaaatataccataatatttgtgtaatagtaggataatatataccagaaaattattttgtagcataataaattttttctaaaaatttagtaAGCTCTTTGATCTGATCCCAA
Proteins encoded in this window:
- the LOC107826261 gene encoding nicotianamine aminotransferase 1-like; this encodes MQSVDPSDTRPVIPLSHGDPSSFSCFRTTPVAEDAIFDSVRSAKFNGYSSSVGILSARRAVAEHLSQDLPYKLSPDDVYLTIGCTQAIEIILNVLARPNANILLPRPGFPYYEARAAYNHLEMRHFNLLPEKKWEVDLNSVESLADENTVAIVIINPGNPCGNVYTYQHLKEVAEMAKKLGILVIADEVYDHLTFGSKPFVPMGIFGSIAPVITLGSISKRWIVPGWRLGWLVTNDPNGILKEYGVIDSIMGYLNLISDPATLIQGAIPMILQKTKDDFFSKIVNILRQAADICYDKIKDIPCITCPSKPEGSMSVMVKLHLNLLEDIEDDLDFCVKLAKEESLIILPGVTVGLKNWLRITFACELSTLEDGLKRLTAFCQRHAKKNNKLLLEGNLISLHF